One genomic segment of Theobroma cacao cultivar B97-61/B2 chromosome 6, Criollo_cocoa_genome_V2, whole genome shotgun sequence includes these proteins:
- the LOC108662401 gene encoding uncharacterized protein LOC108662401, whose product MRIDSGSMHQSSFHSASPLFGSCIFQGNKSFLVDWEESGRRRNERFFSFPRENCCGVGDGFGGRDKEEMDNEYLIDLQLFKPPTPIKVKILRIWKSTTPNNPKNLLSLDFLIADVKKNVMQAMIRGFDAPLFIPMLKEGAVYLIDKYRIMKSKHNFNVLPEDLMIVLSRMSEVKEIVEDNTQYPDYYFNFVHFKDLPDKI is encoded by the exons ATGCGCATTGACTCAGGAAGCATGCATCAAAGCAGTTTCCACTCTGCTTCACCACTTTTTGGAAGTTGTATCTTCCAG GGCAATAAATCGTTTTTGGTTGATTGGGAAGAGAGTGGGCGAAGAAGGAATGAACGGTTCTTCAGTTTCCCAAGGGAAAATTGTTGTGGGGTGGGCGACGGTTTCGGTGGCAGGGACAAG GAAGAAATGGATAATGAATATCTTATTGACTTACAGCTGTTCAAACCACCAACACCAATCAAAGTCAAGATTCTTAGGATTTGGAAATCTACAACTCCAAACAATCCAAAAAATCTACTCAGTCTTGACTTTTTAATTGCTGATGTCAAG AAAAATGTTATGCAAGcgatgattagaggttttgaTGCACCTCTATTTATACCAATGTTGAAAGAAGGTGCTGTCTATCTCATTGACAAGTATCGAattatgaaatcaaagcacAACTTCAATGTTCTTCCTGAAGACCTGATGATAGTTCTATCAAGAATGTcagaagtaaaagaaattgTTGAAGACAACACTCAATATCCAGACTACTACTTCAATTTTGTTCACTTCAAAGATCTTCCTGataagatataa
- the LOC108662400 gene encoding uncharacterized protein LOC108662400: MDPKDEELTAFRIPKGIYCYKVMPFGLKNAGAIYKRAMQKIFDDVLHRNVECYVDDLVVKSKKRVDHLEDLCQVFERLRRYQLRMNPLKCAFGVSSGKFLGFIVHHRGIEIDQSKIDAIMKMPEPSNLHELKSLQGRLAYIRRFISNLAGRCQPFSRLMKKDTPFIWDESCSNAFKSIESYLLRPLILRAPTPGRPLILYVAAQKRSLGALLAPQNDEGKENALYYLSRTLNGAELNYSPIEKTCLALIFTIKKLRHYLQAHSVHLISRANPLKYLMSKSMLSGRLAKWALLLQEFDITYIPQKAVKGQALADFLANHPIPDDWKFFEDLPDEDVLCIEIPRPWKLYFNGAARQDGVGAGVIFITPEGEVLPYAFTLIKNCSNNVAEYQALIIGLEMAVDMQITQLKWFDKTSIEHVPRKENRQADYLANLASAIASPNTELKVHLCKRWIIPPITLSEEVDVESNVVSVLEVGKEDWRQPLSDYLEHGKLPNDPRHKTEIKSRAPRFIYFKDTLYCRSFDRVFLRYLGDEEAYKALQKAHSGICGAHQSRAKLHFQIKRMGYYWPTTVKDSMDYVKRCQACQFHANFIHQPPEPLHPTVTSWPFDAWGLDLVGPLPKSSTGHLYILAATEYFSKWAEAASYREVKKETVATFIRTNIIYRYGVPRCIIIDNGKQFIMEKLCAQFNFNQYNSSMYHAPANGLAEAFNKTFCNRLKKVANRAKKDWPEKIGEALWAYCTTFRTPTQATPYSLVYGVEVVLPLERQIPSLRIAIQEGLSNEDNVRLRLEELEALDEKRLEAQQRLECYQARLSKAFNKKVKPRSFQVGDLVLAVRRPINTTHRMSNKFLSK, from the exons ATGGATCCAAAGGACGAAGAGCTCACTGCATTTCGAATTCCTAAAGGAATATACTGTTACAAAGTTATGCCTTTTGGGTTAAAGAATGCAGGCGCCATTTATAAAAGGGCAATGCAAAAGATTTTCGATGATGTGCTACATAGGAATGTTGAATGCTATGTGGATGATTTGGTGGTTAAATCCAAAAAGAGGGTTGATCATCTTGAAGATCTTTGCCAAGTATTCGAGAGATTGCGTCGATATCAATTGAGGATGAATCCTTTAAAGTGTGCTTTTGGAGTATCTTCGGGAAAATTTTTAGGATTCATAGTGCACCATCGTGGGATTGAAATTGATCAATCAAAAATAGATGCAATCATGAAAATGCCTGAGCCAAGCAATCTCCACGAACTTAAAAGTTTGCAAGGAAGATTGGCTTATATTCGACGCTTCATATCAAACTTGGCTGGTAGATGTCAACCATTCAGTCGATTGATGAAAAAGGATACGCCTTTTATTTGGGATGAGTCTTGTAGTAATGCTTTTAAAAGCATAGAGTCTTATCTACTAAGGCCTCTAATTTTAAGGGCTCCTACACCAGGACGTCCATTAATCCTCTATGTTGCGGCACAAAAACGCTCTTTAGGAGCACTATTGGCACCacaaaatgatgaaggaaaggaaaatgcACTTTACTACCTTAGTAGAACTCTTAATGGTgcagaattaaattattctcCCATTGAGAAGACATGCTTGGCATTAATTTTTACCATAAAGAAATTAAGGCACTATTTGCAAGCTCATTCTGTGCACTTAATTTCACGAGCAAATCCCCTCAAGTATCTTATGTCAAAATCAATGCTAAGTGGGAGATTGGCAAAATGGGCTCTTTTGTTACAAGAGTTCGACATCACATACATCCCTCAAAAAGCTGTCAAGGGACAAGCACTTGCAGATTTTCTTGCAAACCATCCAATTCCAGATGATTGGAAATTTTTTGAAGATCTCCCAGATGAAGATGTTCTTTGCATTGAAATCCCTAGGCCATGGAAGCTATACTTTAATGGAGCAGCTCGACAAGATGGGGTAGGTGCAGGAGTCATTTTTATCACCCCAGAAGGAGAAGTATTGCCTTACGCATTTACTCTCATCAAAAATTGTTCCAATAATGTGGCAGAATACCAAGCCTTGATCATAGGTTTGGAGATGGCAGTGGATATGCAAATCACTCAACTTAAG TGGTTTGACAAAACTAGCATAGAACATGTgcctagaaaagaaaataggcAAGCAGATTATTTGGCTAATTTAGCGTCAGCAATTGCCTCACCAAATACAGAATTAAAAGTGCATCTTTGCAAGCGATGGATCATACCACCAATCACTCTAAGTGAAGAAGTCGACGTAGAGTCTAATGTCGTCTCAGTCCTTGAAGTGGGAAAAGAAGATTGGCGACAACCGTTGAGTGACTATCTAGAGCATGGCAAGCTTCCTAATGATCCAAGACATAAAACAGAGATAAAAAGTCGAGCTCCtcgatttatttatttcaaagatACACTATATTGTCGTTCCTTTGACAGAGTTTTTCTTCGTTATTTAGGAGATGAAGAAGCATACAAGGCTTTACAAAAAGCTCACTCAGGAATTTGTGGGGCGCATCAATCTAGAGCCAAGTTGCACTTCCAAATCAAAAGAATGGGGTACTATTGGCCAACAACGGTGAAGGATAGCATGGACTATGTTAAAAGATGTCAAGCATGTCAATTTCATGCCAATTTCATTCATCAGCCCCCTGAGCCACTCCACCCAACAGTTACATCATGGCCATTTGATGCTTGGGGACTCGACTTGGTTGGACCATTACCTAAGAGTTCCACAGGGCATCTCTACATACTCGCAGCCACAGAATACTTTTCAAAGTGGGCGGAAGCAGCCTCTTATCGagaagtaaagaaagaaactgtTGCTACCTTCATTAgaacaaatatcatttatcgTTATGGCGTGCCACGATGCATCATAATAGATAAtggaaaacaattcataatgGAGAAGTTATGTGCACAATTTAACTTCAATCAATATAATTCTTCTATGTACCACGCACCAGCAAATGGGTTAGCAGAAGCTTTTAATAAGACTTTTTGCAATCGTCTCAAGAAAGTTGCTAATCGGGCAAAGAAAGATTGGCCAGAGAAAATAGGGGAAGCTTTATGGGCTTATTGTACGACATTTCGTACACCTACTCAAGCAACTCCATATTCGCTTGTTTATGGTGTGGAAGTTGTCCTCCCATTAGAGCGTCAAATTCCATCATTGAGAATTGCCATTCAAGAAGGTCTTTCAAATGAAGATAATGTTCGCCTACGCCTTGAAGAACTTGAAGCATTGGATGAGAAAAGGTTGGAAGCACAACAACGCTTAGAATGTTATCAAGCTCGATTGTCTAAAGCTTTCAACAAGAAAGTTAAACCACGATCGTTCCAAGTGGGAGACTTAGTTCTTGCAGTGCGAAGACCCATAAACACTACACATCGTATGAGTAATAAATTTCTCTCAAAATAG